A stretch of Aeromicrobium tamlense DNA encodes these proteins:
- a CDS encoding DUF5719 family protein, producing the protein MSSRFPARYVLPLVAALLVAAISFVPEPEPPVVAGGSQTVEVRQTTWACPVESGWTVAAGQVAPGDEAVARPIPEEAAADPVWARADRWRTAEPGGDALVLEQSGEGSGSVGYVAGRLKGDAVLAACPPVVDEAWFAGLGDRGRSDATITLVNLGENRAVADLSWWGANGPIQSLDTSGLVVEPGQRRQISVDDVAAGEGAVSAHVSRRRGSLTAIALDAGTGGADLLAPAPGPATEQVLAGLPEGDGTRLALANPGTSTAHVAVSVRGPGGAFAAEGLEDVSVEPESTRVVAVPGSVDLRRASLAITSDLPVVASASIETDDDVARVTPSAAIEGPAVVPVRLAGGAVRTVVTAKEAAVVEVESFSASMESLGTSRVSVGAGASALVPAPKDGAAYLVLTPQEGRRVMAGLWKSGGGRIAATAVRPAPVSVVAPGVSVR; encoded by the coding sequence ATGAGCAGCCGGTTCCCCGCCCGTTACGTCCTCCCCCTCGTGGCGGCGCTGCTCGTCGCCGCGATCTCGTTCGTGCCCGAGCCCGAGCCGCCCGTCGTGGCCGGCGGCAGCCAGACCGTCGAGGTCCGCCAGACCACGTGGGCCTGCCCCGTCGAGTCCGGGTGGACCGTCGCGGCGGGTCAGGTGGCGCCGGGCGACGAGGCCGTGGCTCGCCCCATCCCCGAGGAGGCGGCGGCCGACCCGGTGTGGGCGCGGGCCGACCGCTGGCGCACCGCCGAGCCGGGCGGCGACGCCCTCGTGCTCGAGCAGTCCGGCGAGGGCTCCGGATCGGTCGGCTACGTCGCCGGCCGACTGAAGGGCGACGCGGTGCTGGCGGCCTGCCCGCCCGTCGTCGACGAGGCCTGGTTCGCGGGCCTGGGCGACCGCGGCCGCTCCGACGCCACGATCACCCTGGTCAACCTTGGCGAGAACCGCGCCGTGGCCGACCTCAGCTGGTGGGGCGCCAACGGCCCGATCCAGTCGCTGGACACGTCGGGCCTCGTGGTGGAGCCGGGTCAGCGGCGCCAGATCTCGGTCGACGACGTCGCCGCGGGGGAGGGAGCCGTCTCGGCCCACGTCTCGCGCCGCCGCGGCTCGCTCACGGCGATCGCGCTCGACGCCGGCACCGGCGGTGCCGACCTGCTCGCCCCCGCGCCGGGCCCCGCCACCGAGCAGGTGCTGGCCGGCCTGCCCGAGGGCGACGGCACGCGCCTCGCGCTGGCGAACCCGGGCACGTCCACCGCGCACGTCGCGGTGTCGGTCCGCGGTCCGGGTGGCGCCTTCGCCGCCGAGGGCCTCGAGGACGTCTCGGTCGAACCCGAGTCCACGCGGGTCGTCGCAGTCCCGGGTTCGGTCGACCTGCGACGCGCGTCCCTCGCGATCACGTCCGACCTGCCCGTCGTGGCCTCCGCCTCGATCGAGACCGACGACGACGTCGCCCGAGTGACGCCGTCGGCCGCCATCGAGGGTCCCGCGGTCGTGCCCGTCCGGCTCGCCGGCGGCGCCGTGCGCACGGTCGTCACGGCCAAGGAGGCCGCCGTGGTCGAGGTCGAGTCCTTCTCGGCGTCGATGGAGTCGCTCGGCACGAGCCGGGTGAGCGTCGGTGCCGGGGCCTCGGCCCTCGTCCCCGCGCCGAAGGACGGCGCCGCCTATCTCGTGCTGACCCCGCAGGAGGGCCGTCGCGTCATGGCCGGCCTCTGGAAGTCCGGGGGAGGCAGGATCGCCGCCACGGCGGTGCGTCCCGCGCCCGTCTCGGTGGTCGCTCCCGGCGTCTCCGTGCGCTGA
- a CDS encoding Trm112 family protein codes for MNLDPALVEILVCPQCRSGLFVDAEADELVCNGCALAYPVRRDIPVMLVDEARSLDAS; via the coding sequence GTGAACCTCGATCCAGCCCTCGTCGAGATCCTGGTGTGCCCCCAGTGCCGCTCCGGCCTGTTCGTGGACGCCGAGGCCGACGAGCTCGTGTGCAACGGCTGCGCCCTCGCGTACCCCGTCCGCCGCGACATCCCGGTCATGCTGGTCGACGAGGCCCGCTCGCTCGACGCCTCCTGA
- a CDS encoding ABC transporter permease codes for MTPTVDDPQAHGLTRVGGRPPLTEYLRGVAQRKDFIVSLAKFRIEAENQRQRLGMLWIVLKPILNAAVFGIVFGILMASTKSVPDFVPFLIIGVFMFEFFSACMGSGSKSITSNQALVQSLAFPRMSLPISVVVQKFMQLIPTVGLLMVFLLLMGHVPNWNWLLMVPLIGLYFLFCMGVAFITARLTVHLPDLTNLLPFITRFFFYTTGIFFSFDIRFEGNPKLLEIVQYQPVYAFLSLSRELLLDSDPLYDVRLQFWPIIAVWSIGLFLIGVVFFWAAEERYGRVD; via the coding sequence ATGACCCCAACGGTCGACGACCCGCAGGCCCACGGCCTGACCCGGGTGGGCGGCCGACCCCCGCTGACGGAATACCTGCGGGGAGTCGCGCAACGCAAGGACTTCATCGTCTCGCTGGCGAAGTTCCGCATCGAGGCCGAGAACCAGCGTCAGCGCCTGGGCATGCTGTGGATCGTCCTCAAGCCCATCCTCAACGCCGCGGTGTTCGGCATCGTCTTCGGCATCCTCATGGCCAGCACGAAGTCGGTCCCCGACTTCGTGCCGTTCCTGATCATCGGCGTGTTCATGTTCGAGTTCTTCTCGGCGTGCATGGGCAGCGGCTCGAAGTCGATCACGTCGAACCAGGCGCTCGTGCAGAGTCTGGCGTTCCCCCGCATGTCGCTGCCGATCTCGGTGGTCGTGCAGAAGTTCATGCAGCTGATCCCCACGGTCGGCCTGCTCATGGTCTTCCTGCTCCTCATGGGGCACGTGCCGAACTGGAACTGGCTGCTGATGGTGCCCCTGATCGGCCTGTACTTCCTGTTCTGCATGGGCGTCGCGTTCATCACCGCGCGCCTCACGGTGCACCTGCCCGACCTCACGAACCTGCTGCCGTTCATCACGCGGTTCTTCTTCTACACGACCGGCATCTTCTTCAGCTTCGACATCCGCTTCGAGGGCAACCCGAAGCTGCTCGAGATCGTCCAGTACCAGCCGGTCTACGCCTTCCTGAGCCTGTCGCGCGAGCTGCTGCTCGACTCCGACCCGCTCTACGACGTGCGCCTGCAGTTCTGGCCCATCATCGCCGTCTGGTCGATCGGGCTGTTCCTGATCGGCGTCGTGTTCTTCTGGGCCGCGGAGGAGCGTTATGGTCGCGTCGACTGA
- a CDS encoding dynamin family protein — translation MTEPAAIPQREAMVEDGLLQGLSGLAAAVVAMPLELDIPGVEQDRALQREIAEQLGDYVVPRLENLGAPLLVVVGGSTGAGKSTLVNSIVGRRVSATGVLRPTTRTPVLVHHPADTEWFRSGRVLPDVVRTGSNSRRANTIRQVACSTLWPGVAVLDAPDFDSIDETNREMAEQLLGAADLWLFVTSAARYADQVPWDYLRRAADRNASIAVVLDRTSPEALGEVRRHLARMLSEHGLSDVALFSVPESTPDSEGVLPTGDVAQVVSWLRHLADDEAQRREIVLRTLQGAITHDVQESRQLESALTRQVDAAAQLRQDVASVYLSAHADLMTAATDGTMLRGEVLARWQDFVGSGEIFRKLERTVGSWRDKLFRRKPTTPEEVEEAAVSGLHLLILDRAERAAEEVARAWDSTQAGRTLLDSQRGLDRASRDVRVRAERIAREWREAVFELVAEQGSDKKTKARALSLGVNAAGVTLMVVVFAGTAGLTGAELGIAGGTAAAGQAVLNAVFGDQAVRDLADQAGKDLARRLEDLLESEAERYLDLLPDDVALESAHWQLEAAIASVAPPRGRRSR, via the coding sequence ATGACTGAGCCTGCCGCAATTCCCCAGCGCGAGGCCATGGTCGAGGACGGTCTGCTCCAGGGCCTGTCAGGACTGGCGGCAGCGGTCGTCGCCATGCCCTTGGAACTCGACATACCCGGGGTCGAGCAGGACCGCGCGCTCCAGCGCGAGATCGCCGAGCAGCTGGGGGACTACGTCGTCCCCCGACTCGAGAATCTCGGCGCCCCGCTGCTGGTCGTGGTCGGCGGCTCCACCGGCGCGGGCAAGTCCACGCTGGTGAACTCGATCGTCGGCCGCCGTGTGTCGGCCACAGGAGTGCTGCGACCCACCACGCGCACCCCGGTGCTGGTCCACCACCCCGCCGACACCGAGTGGTTCCGCTCGGGCCGTGTCCTGCCCGACGTCGTCCGCACCGGCTCCAACAGCCGGCGCGCCAACACGATCCGCCAGGTGGCCTGCTCCACGCTGTGGCCGGGCGTGGCCGTGCTCGACGCCCCCGACTTCGACTCGATCGACGAGACCAACCGTGAGATGGCCGAGCAGCTGCTCGGGGCCGCCGACCTGTGGCTGTTCGTCACCTCGGCCGCGCGCTACGCCGACCAGGTGCCGTGGGACTACCTGCGCCGGGCCGCCGACCGCAACGCCTCGATCGCGGTCGTGCTCGACCGCACCTCTCCCGAGGCCCTGGGCGAGGTCCGGCGTCACCTGGCCCGGATGCTCAGCGAGCACGGGCTCTCCGACGTGGCGCTGTTCTCCGTGCCCGAGTCCACGCCCGACTCCGAGGGCGTCCTGCCGACGGGCGACGTCGCGCAGGTCGTGTCGTGGCTGCGGCACCTCGCCGACGACGAGGCCCAGCGCCGCGAGATCGTGCTGCGCACCCTGCAGGGCGCCATCACGCACGACGTGCAGGAGTCGCGCCAGCTGGAGAGTGCGCTGACCCGTCAGGTCGACGCCGCGGCCCAGCTGCGCCAGGACGTCGCGTCGGTCTACCTGAGCGCGCACGCCGATCTCATGACCGCCGCCACCGACGGCACCATGCTGCGCGGCGAGGTGCTCGCGCGCTGGCAGGACTTCGTGGGCTCGGGCGAGATCTTCCGCAAGCTCGAGCGCACCGTGGGCTCGTGGCGCGACAAGCTGTTCCGTCGCAAGCCCACCACGCCCGAGGAGGTCGAGGAGGCCGCCGTCTCGGGCCTGCACCTGCTGATCCTCGACCGCGCCGAGCGCGCCGCCGAGGAGGTCGCCCGCGCCTGGGACTCCACGCAGGCCGGTCGCACCCTGCTCGACAGCCAGCGAGGGCTGGACCGTGCCTCGCGCGACGTCCGGGTGCGCGCCGAGCGCATCGCGCGCGAGTGGCGCGAGGCCGTGTTCGAGCTCGTCGCCGAGCAGGGCTCCGACAAGAAGACCAAGGCCCGTGCGCTGTCGCTGGGCGTCAACGCCGCGGGCGTCACCCTCATGGTCGTGGTGTTCGCCGGCACGGCGGGTCTCACGGGCGCCGAGCTCGGCATCGCCGGCGGCACCGCCGCCGCGGGTCAGGCCGTCCTCAACGCCGTCTTCGGCGACCAGGCCGTCCGCGACCTCGCCGACCAGGCCGGCAAGGACCTCGCACGCCGTCTCGAGGACCTGCTGGAGTCCGAGGCCGAGCGCTACCTCGACCTGCTGCCCGACGACGTGGCCCTCGAGTCCGCGCACTGGCAGCTCGAGGCCGCGATCGCGTCCGTCGCCCCTCCGCGCGGGAGGCGGTCGCGATGA
- a CDS encoding glycosyltransferase family 2 protein: MHDDDLEDESVPAWRASPPSVLAVLVAHRGSRWLPQTLAALDRLHHRPDHLVLVHDDSDPATRDLLEGHAHASRIVTAPARRGFGGQVAVAVESQTEAYDWIWLLHDDQICDPDALSGLLDEATRDPDIGIVGPKVREWPSLRRLLEVGLTVTGTGQRETMLESGEPDAGQHDRPQDVLAVGSAGMLVRRDVWERLGGTDPRLPLFFDDIDLGWRANRAGYRVRTAPRSIVFHAEATANRRRVRRKGVREHAGERRAAALHTMLANSDPLRFLPLSIRLFVGSLLRFVGFLFGKDLRSARGEIMAMVTVFANPGPMIAARRRRKPNVVRRNRELKDLFAPFWMPYQHGLDVAATTVQAVVRPESVDSLGLRSIGVAEEDEEDPVVVDQPPWWRRRPWLTWVLVLLVGSLVAARSVAAGHLFSPVLPASPDAVSSWWRLLFERSHAVGLGSADVAPAYVVPLAFVGLLVWFAPGLISWILTVLAVPFAALTAHRFGRLVSDDRAVRMTWAVSYGLVVGVTGAIAGGRLGTVVTLVVAPLFANVLLRLVLEPTWTRAALVGLWIALVAAFAPVAWALGIVALVVSALLVRSSARYLALSGVIGTVLLGPWLLDRVLSGRIWWEVGNPVDAPASAWDVVTGTGGGPGSAPWWIAVPLIVLAAAALVPEATRRAVAGAWIVAVAGLATGLLASISTYVPFPGAPEVRAWSGLGAGIWLGGLLTAVLFAWPALRTRKHRRWRRPAIALLAAFPILAGGWLVVRGIDDPLESGDARVVPAFLAARPGTTVVLTGDSESGIVADAVVGPGPYLGAEALRTTAEREDRLRDTVTSLVTTPTRDDVDELARLGVDSIYAPDVDLDLARRIDAAPGLAQKGSDSPDSRVWSVTSEIEAEPAPEAGPARPWIAGVWVLAWVGAFVGALPVRRNAAPGPDPDEEDDA, from the coding sequence ATGCACGACGACGACCTCGAGGACGAATCCGTCCCGGCGTGGCGTGCCAGCCCTCCCTCCGTCCTCGCCGTTCTCGTCGCCCATCGCGGATCGCGATGGCTGCCCCAGACCCTCGCGGCCCTCGACCGGCTGCACCACCGGCCCGACCACCTCGTGCTCGTCCACGACGACAGCGACCCGGCCACGCGCGACCTCCTCGAGGGACATGCGCACGCCTCGCGCATCGTCACCGCCCCCGCCCGTCGCGGGTTCGGCGGCCAGGTCGCGGTGGCGGTGGAGTCGCAGACCGAGGCCTACGACTGGATCTGGCTGCTCCACGACGACCAGATCTGCGATCCCGACGCGCTCTCCGGCCTCCTCGACGAGGCCACGCGCGACCCCGACATCGGCATCGTCGGCCCCAAGGTCCGCGAGTGGCCGTCGCTCCGGCGGCTCCTCGAGGTCGGCCTCACGGTCACCGGCACGGGCCAGCGCGAGACGATGCTGGAGTCCGGCGAGCCCGACGCCGGCCAGCACGACCGGCCGCAGGACGTCCTGGCGGTCGGCTCCGCCGGCATGCTGGTCCGCCGCGACGTGTGGGAGCGCCTCGGCGGCACCGATCCGCGGCTGCCGCTGTTCTTCGACGACATCGACCTCGGCTGGCGCGCCAACCGCGCCGGCTACCGCGTGCGCACGGCGCCGCGCTCGATCGTGTTCCACGCCGAGGCCACCGCCAACCGGCGTCGCGTGCGCCGCAAGGGCGTCCGCGAGCACGCGGGCGAGCGCCGTGCCGCCGCGCTGCACACGATGCTGGCCAACAGCGACCCGCTGCGGTTCCTGCCGCTGAGCATCCGTCTGTTCGTGGGCTCGCTGCTGAGGTTCGTCGGCTTCCTTTTCGGCAAGGACCTGCGGTCGGCCCGCGGCGAGATCATGGCGATGGTCACGGTCTTCGCCAATCCCGGGCCGATGATCGCGGCGCGCCGCCGACGCAAGCCGAACGTCGTGCGCCGCAACCGCGAGCTGAAGGACCTCTTCGCCCCGTTCTGGATGCCGTACCAGCACGGACTCGACGTCGCCGCCACCACCGTGCAGGCCGTCGTCCGCCCCGAGTCGGTGGACTCACTCGGCCTGCGGTCGATCGGCGTCGCGGAGGAGGACGAGGAGGACCCGGTCGTCGTCGACCAGCCGCCGTGGTGGCGCCGTCGTCCGTGGCTGACCTGGGTGCTGGTGCTGCTCGTGGGCTCGCTCGTCGCGGCGCGCTCCGTGGCCGCGGGTCACCTGTTCAGCCCGGTCCTGCCCGCGTCGCCCGACGCGGTCTCGTCGTGGTGGCGGCTGCTGTTCGAGCGGTCGCACGCGGTCGGCCTCGGCAGCGCCGACGTCGCGCCGGCCTACGTGGTCCCGCTCGCGTTCGTCGGGCTGCTGGTGTGGTTCGCGCCGGGACTCATCTCCTGGATCCTCACGGTGCTGGCGGTGCCGTTCGCGGCGCTCACCGCCCACCGCTTCGGCCGCCTCGTCAGCGACGACCGTGCCGTCCGGATGACGTGGGCCGTGTCGTACGGCCTCGTCGTCGGCGTCACCGGCGCGATCGCCGGCGGCCGCCTGGGCACGGTGGTCACCCTCGTCGTGGCGCCCCTGTTCGCCAACGTCCTCCTGCGCCTCGTGCTCGAGCCCACGTGGACCCGTGCCGCCCTCGTCGGCCTGTGGATCGCGCTGGTCGCGGCGTTCGCGCCGGTCGCCTGGGCGCTGGGCATCGTCGCGCTCGTCGTCAGCGCGCTGCTGGTGCGGTCGTCCGCGCGCTACCTCGCGCTCAGCGGCGTGATCGGCACGGTGCTGCTGGGTCCGTGGCTGCTCGACCGTGTCCTGTCCGGGCGGATCTGGTGGGAGGTCGGCAACCCCGTCGACGCGCCCGCCTCCGCCTGGGACGTGGTCACCGGCACCGGCGGCGGGCCCGGATCGGCGCCGTGGTGGATCGCGGTCCCGCTCATCGTGCTCGCCGCCGCGGCCCTCGTCCCCGAGGCGACCCGTCGCGCCGTCGCCGGCGCCTGGATCGTCGCGGTCGCCGGTCTGGCCACGGGCCTGCTGGCCTCGATCTCGACCTACGTGCCGTTTCCCGGCGCTCCGGAGGTCAGGGCGTGGTCCGGGCTCGGCGCGGGCATCTGGCTCGGCGGCCTGCTGACCGCGGTGCTGTTCGCCTGGCCCGCCCTGCGCACGCGCAAGCACCGCCGCTGGCGACGCCCGGCGATCGCCCTGCTGGCAGCGTTCCCGATCCTCGCCGGCGGCTGGCTCGTCGTGCGCGGCATCGACGACCCGCTCGAGTCCGGTGACGCCCGCGTCGTACCCGCCTTCCTCGCGGCCCGACCCGGCACCACCGTCGTGCTGACCGGCGACTCCGAGTCCGGCATCGTCGCCGACGCCGTCGTGGGCCCCGGCCCCTACCTCGGGGCCGAGGCGCTGCGCACCACTGCCGAGCGCGAGGACCGCCTGCGCGACACCGTCACCTCGCTGGTCACCACGCCCACACGCGACGACGTCGACGAGCTGGCGCGACTCGGCGTCGACAGCATCTACGCGCCCGACGTCGACCTCGACCTCGCGCGACGGATCGACGCGGCGCCCGGGCTGGCCCAGAAGGGCAGCGACTCGCCCGACTCGCGCGTCTGGTCGGTGACCTCCGAGATCGAGGCCGAGCCCGCGCCCGAGGCCGGACCCGCCCGCCCCTGGATCGCAGGCGTGTGGGTGCTGGCCTGGGTCGGCGCGTTCGTGGGTGCCCTGCCAGTGCGCCGCAACGCGGCCCCCGGACCGGATCCGGACGAGGAGGACGACGCATGA
- a CDS encoding ABC transporter ATP-binding protein translates to METADTEQRRPVVVVQDLHVEYRVFATGKRATEADRGGVLRRAKRTRTVHALKGISFTAYENDSIGVIGSNGSGKSTLMRAITGLTPATRGSIYASSRPSMLGVGAALIKQLSGQRNVILGGLALGFSKAEIEDRYDEIVDFAGIRPFIDLPMRTYSSGMTARLKFAIATIRDHEILIVDEALAVGDRKFRKRSEKRIREIRDNAGTVFLVSHSMQSIRDTCNRVIWIEKGELMMDGDPDEVIAAYEESR, encoded by the coding sequence GTGGAGACGGCGGACACCGAGCAGCGCCGGCCCGTCGTCGTCGTGCAGGACCTGCACGTCGAGTACCGCGTCTTCGCCACCGGCAAGCGCGCCACCGAGGCCGACCGCGGCGGCGTGCTGCGCCGCGCCAAGCGCACCCGCACGGTGCACGCCCTCAAGGGCATCTCGTTCACCGCGTACGAGAACGACAGCATCGGCGTCATCGGCTCCAACGGCTCGGGCAAGTCCACCCTGATGCGCGCCATCACGGGTCTGACCCCCGCCACCCGCGGCTCGATCTACGCCAGCTCGCGGCCCAGCATGCTCGGTGTGGGCGCGGCCCTCATCAAGCAGCTGTCCGGCCAGCGCAACGTCATCCTCGGTGGCCTGGCCCTGGGCTTCTCCAAGGCCGAGATCGAGGACCGCTACGACGAGATCGTCGACTTCGCCGGGATCCGCCCGTTCATCGACCTGCCGATGCGCACGTACTCCTCGGGCATGACCGCCCGCCTGAAGTTCGCGATCGCCACGATCCGCGACCACGAGATCCTCATCGTCGACGAGGCCCTGGCCGTCGGCGACCGCAAGTTCCGCAAGCGCTCGGAGAAGCGCATCCGCGAGATCCGCGACAACGCCGGAACAGTGTTCCTGGTGAGCCACTCGATGCAGTCGATCCGCGACACGTGCAATCGCGTCATCTGGATCGAGAAGGGCGAGCTCATGATGGACGGCGATCCCGACGAGGTCATCGCGGCCTACGAGGAGAGCCGCTGA
- a CDS encoding WhiB family transcriptional regulator — protein MSLVGWIEGDDPELMWQERALCAQTDPESFFPEKGGSTREAKRVCLSCDVKTECLEYALAHDERFGIWGGLSERERRKLKKRA, from the coding sequence ATGTCATTAGTCGGTTGGATCGAGGGCGACGACCCCGAGCTCATGTGGCAGGAGCGTGCTCTGTGCGCTCAGACCGACCCCGAGTCGTTCTTCCCCGAGAAGGGCGGCTCCACGCGCGAAGCCAAGCGCGTGTGCCTGAGCTGCGACGTCAAGACCGAGTGCCTCGAGTACGCACTGGCCCACGACGAGCGCTTCGGCATCTGGGGTGGCCTGTCCGAGCGAGAGCGTCGCAAGCTCAAGAAGCGCGCCTGA
- a CDS encoding metallopeptidase family protein has translation MASEPGSRIGVHGPRPGSARDRRGRGPRGVMSLPGPLSPQGAPVHRTPREAFDDLVAEILTRLDHHFAREPDHVEVAVEEAPMLPPGWDEPVPRSIVNPAPGGYRIVVYRLPIVGRARSAVDLEELVWTVLLTRLGEVWHHDPEDLDPRA, from the coding sequence ATGGCCAGCGAACCGGGATCCCGCATCGGCGTCCACGGCCCGCGTCCGGGCTCCGCCCGCGACCGTCGCGGGCGCGGACCGCGCGGCGTGATGTCGCTCCCGGGGCCCCTCTCGCCGCAGGGCGCTCCGGTCCACCGCACCCCGCGCGAGGCGTTCGACGACCTCGTCGCCGAGATCCTCACGCGGCTCGACCACCACTTCGCGCGCGAGCCCGACCACGTCGAGGTCGCCGTCGAGGAGGCGCCGATGCTGCCGCCCGGCTGGGACGAGCCGGTGCCCCGCAGCATCGTCAACCCGGCGCCGGGCGGGTACCGGATCGTGGTCTACCGCCTGCCGATCGTGGGACGGGCACGCTCGGCCGTCGACCTCGAGGAGCTGGTCTGGACCGTGCTGCTCACGCGGCTCGGCGAGGTCTGGCACCACGACCCCGAGGACCTCGACCCGCGCGCCTGA
- a CDS encoding DUF3499 domain-containing protein → MGLQRRCSRAGCPNSAVATLTYVYADSVAVLGPLATYAEPHAYDLCSRHAERLSAPQGWSVVRLAPEFTEPEPTHDDLVALAEAVREAGRPAPEQPSDDGSPVLRLVRDDSATVVP, encoded by the coding sequence GTGGGACTGCAACGTCGATGCTCGCGCGCAGGCTGCCCGAACTCCGCGGTGGCCACGCTGACGTACGTGTACGCCGACTCGGTCGCCGTCCTGGGCCCGCTGGCCACCTACGCCGAGCCCCACGCGTACGACCTGTGCTCGCGTCACGCCGAGCGCCTGTCGGCGCCGCAGGGCTGGAGCGTGGTGCGACTGGCCCCGGAGTTCACCGAGCCCGAGCCCACGCACGACGACCTCGTGGCACTGGCCGAGGCCGTCCGCGAGGCGGGCCGTCCGGCGCCCGAGCAGCCCTCCGACGACGGCTCGCCGGTGCTGCGGCTCGTGCGCGACGACTCGGCTACGGTGGTGCCGTGA
- a CDS encoding TIGR03089 family protein encodes MTTTLATVLTPTPSPVVTYYDVATGERVELSGVTLANWVAKVANFLVDELDAERGTRVRIGLPSHWLRYVWILGAWRVGAVVADSDAQIGLSGPELEAAEPIRLAASLRPLGGRFPAEPEGFHDIAVHVPASPDVFIDLDPPAPDDLALDVAGRRATHAELLAAPALTARVVREPGSVADDAADLAAALTGGGSLVMVAGGGPDDLVRIAAQEHARLDGPGR; translated from the coding sequence GTGACCACCACCCTCGCCACCGTCCTGACCCCCACGCCCTCCCCCGTCGTCACGTACTACGACGTCGCGACCGGCGAGCGCGTCGAGCTCAGCGGCGTGACGCTGGCGAACTGGGTGGCGAAGGTCGCGAACTTCCTCGTCGACGAGCTCGACGCCGAGCGTGGCACCCGCGTGCGGATCGGCCTGCCCAGCCACTGGCTGCGCTACGTGTGGATCCTGGGCGCCTGGCGCGTCGGGGCCGTGGTGGCCGACTCCGACGCGCAGATCGGCCTGTCGGGCCCCGAGCTCGAGGCCGCCGAGCCGATCCGGCTGGCGGCGTCGCTGCGTCCTCTCGGGGGCCGCTTCCCCGCCGAGCCCGAGGGCTTCCATGACATCGCGGTGCACGTGCCCGCGAGCCCGGACGTGTTCATCGACCTCGATCCCCCGGCGCCGGACGACCTCGCCCTCGACGTCGCGGGGCGCCGCGCCACGCACGCCGAGCTGCTCGCCGCGCCCGCCCTGACCGCCCGGGTCGTGCGCGAGCCGGGGTCCGTGGCCGACGACGCCGCCGACCTCGCGGCGGCCCTCACCGGCGGCGGCTCGCTCGTGATGGTCGCCGGCGGCGGACCCGACGACCTCGTGCGCATCGCCGCACAGGAGCACGCACGGCTCGACGGGCCGGGACGTTGA